CTCGGCCAACCACATCGCCCATCACCAGCAGGATAAGAAGTTCGTCGAGAAATTCCCGCAGACCACCCAACGCATGCTGCAACCCATTCCGCTGACCGTGCTCGACGATGAAGGCCGCCTGAAAGACGAGGTCAAGGCCATCCTAGACCTGATCGCCGCAAAAGACGTGGTGCTCTCGGCAGGTCATCTGAACATCCGCGAGGTCTGGCCGCTGTTCGAGGAAGCACGCCTGCGCGGGGTCAAGCGCCTGCTGGTCAACCACCCGACCTACGTGGTGGACGCGACCCTGGACGACATGCGTCAACTGGCCCGCGACGGCGTGTTCATGGAGCACTCAATGTGCATGTGGGTACCGGGGTCCAAGTTCAAGTTCTACGACGACACCTTCCTGCGTGAAGTAATCGAGGCCGGCACTGTCGACCTGACCATCCTCGGCTCCGACCTGGGCCAGCAAGGCAACCCGGGCATCGCCGACGGCTTTCGCAACGTGATCGGCCAGTTGATCGACCTGGAATTCAGCGATGCGGACATCCGCAAGATGACCTCCGGCAACGCCGCCCGCCTGATGAATCTGTGAGGCTACAGACATGACACGCCTGATAACCACCATCGGCCAACTGACCCTGAAAAACCCGGTGATCTGCGGGGCCGGTGAGCAGACCATGACCGCCGACGCCATCCGCGCCGCACTGGCCAGCGGCGCCGGTGCGGTAGTGGCCAAGTCCACCAACGAATCGACAGCGGCCAAGGAGCAACTGGACAAGACCGACTACGTATTGCTCGACGCCCAGTGGAACCACCTGCCCTGGAACTTCCAGCCGCCGGCCGACGCCAGCCTGTTCGGCCGTTCCGGCCTGGTACAGCGTGACTTCGAGGAATGGCTGCAGGAACTGGCGATGCTCGACCGCGAAGCCCGCCTGCAGGATGCCTACGTCATTCCCAGCCTGATCCTCAGCGATCTGGAACAATGCGCCGCATTCGCCCAACGCATCGAACAGGCCGGCCTGCGAGTGCTGGAACTGAACATCGGCGCACCCCACGGCGAAGAGGCCGCCAAGGGCGCCATCGTGCTGGAACGAGGCGCGGCGCGAATCGAAGCCATCGTGCGCCGCTTGCGCGAAGCAACCACCCTGCCCCTGTGGATCAAGCTCACCGGGCAAAGCGAAGATGTGGTTGGCCTCGCGCAGGCAGCGCGTCGAGGCGGAGCCGATAGCGTGGTGATGATGGGCCGCTTCATGGGTTTTCTACCCGACCTGGAAACCGGCCTGCCCTTGCTCGGCACCAGCGCCGCGATCGGTGGCGCCTGGGCACTGCCACTCACTGCCCGTTGGGTGATGCAGACGCGCAGGGCAATGGCCGACGACTACCCACTGATCGCCACCAACGGGGCACGCAGCGGCCTGGATGTCGCGCGCTTCCTATTGGCCGGGGCTTGCGCCACCGAAATGACTTCGGCGGTGTTCACCGGGGGCTATGAGGTGTTGAGCAATGCCATCGAGGAGCTGGATGCGTACGTGGCGAAACGCGGATCGACAGTGAGTGAGTTGTTGGGCAGTGCGGCGGATAAGGTGCAGACCTATCAGCAGCAGCCCAGCCGCGAAGGTTGGTGGGAGCAATTTGCCCCAAAGTGCCCAGGGTTTCCCGCCTGAAGCGCCTGGCGCGGGAGATCACTGAAAGCTGGCGTTTGCTGTCGCCCTGAGCCGAGTTTCTGGAACGGTGGCTGCACGCACGACCCGCGTCGTGCGGGATAGTAAATTCGCCAAGGCGAGCAAGTTTTTAATCAATATTGAGTAAAACTTGCAACCGGTCATCATCGAGTCGATCCAGGGACTGCGAAGTGTGCGGCGCCTGCTGGTGTGATGTTCGATCGAAGCGAATATCCCGCTCTTCACTGCACGCCACTGGGAACTCTACAAGTAATACTGAGCGGACATTTCGATAAAACGGTTCGGTGTTATTGAAAGTGCTGAAACGCTTAACCCAGGTCAATCATCCGCATTGACTGCCCGTTTTCGTATTTGACGTTCAATGCGCTGAACAATCAAACCGAGGCTTTTAAATCCACGCCCAGTGCCTGGACAAAGGCCTTCACCAAAGGGCTGCGTACCGTGTTATGGCGCAGGATCAGACTGAACGGCGTGACGATGTTGATCAGGTTCGGGCACACCGCGCGCAACTCCCCCTGCGCGACCATCGGGGCGGCATAATGCTGCGGCAGGAAACCCACGAAACGCCCCGTTTTGATCAGCAGCGCAACGGCCTCCACCTGGGTGGCCGAAGCGGAAAAGCTGTCGTAGTGGGCAAATTCCAGTTTGTCACGATGAATCGCGTAGCGATGGTTGATGCACTGGTAATCCTTGAGTACGTGACTCCCCAGATCCGCGTCCGCCATGGTGAACAGCGGGTGGCCGAGCGCGCAATAAACCTCCGAGCGTTCTTCGTATAGCGGGTAGTAATCAAATTCTTCACGCTTTTGATAAACCGGCACAACTCCCGCCACTAACCGCCCTTCCACGACACCTCTTTCAACCTCATCAAGTTGCGCGGCCTGAAGTTGAAACCTCACCTTCGGAGACTCTTCGTTCATACGCCTAAGCGCGGCAACTAACGGTGATTTTTCGTCTGTGATCGTATTATCAATTACCCCTATACCAAGATCCCCGACAAGTTCGTTTTGCGCCGAACTAAGCCGGTCGCGAAAGTTATCGACCGAGGCAAATAAGTCTATCGACGCCTGATACACCAGACGCCCCTCCTCGGTCAGGTGAAAGCCCTCTCGACCCCGCGTACAGAGGCGCATACCGATGCGAATCTCCAGGTCGGAGATCTGCTTGCTGATGGCTGCCAGCCCCACATTCAGCTCATTTTGCGCGGCACTGAAGCCTCCTGCCTCGACCACGGCCTTGAACACTTTGAGCAGTTTGAAGTCCAGCCCGCTGAGGGCCAGCGGTGCCCGTTGCAGCGCTTTCGGCGGCGGGTTTCCGGAATTGGAAAGTGGGGTTTCCATAATGCTTATTTACCTCTGGCGCTCTATTTATCAATCTGTGCTCAACAACAAAAACATAGCTGGCCTAATAATAATGAACACAGAAAACCGGGCTTGGCAACCGCCAATAAATCCCGAACATCAGTGCCAAATCGCTGATCTCAAAACATTAAAAGCTGACACTTCGATCAGTTCTCTCTCCTTTGCAACTGCCCTCCTGAAAACTGCCCTGGCCTGATTTCGCTCGCTGACTTTTCAGCGACATAGCGGCCTGGCACACCCCCTTTCAGTTCGCGTTACCGACGAGGAAAACAACAATGTCTCA
This region of Pseudomonas fluorescens genomic DNA includes:
- a CDS encoding DUF6282 family protein translates to MNAIIDTPISAERQAHIADLLKGAIDLHCHSGPSVMPRYCDHVEAMREASEAGLKAVLLKDHYYSCTPVTHLLNKHFSELDVHMLSGVPLNNSVGGLNVHAVEHGLTLGAKLVWMPTFSSANHIAHHQQDKKFVEKFPQTTQRMLQPIPLTVLDDEGRLKDEVKAILDLIAAKDVVLSAGHLNIREVWPLFEEARLRGVKRLLVNHPTYVVDATLDDMRQLARDGVFMEHSMCMWVPGSKFKFYDDTFLREVIEAGTVDLTILGSDLGQQGNPGIADGFRNVIGQLIDLEFSDADIRKMTSGNAARLMNL
- a CDS encoding dihydroorotate dehydrogenase; this encodes MTRLITTIGQLTLKNPVICGAGEQTMTADAIRAALASGAGAVVAKSTNESTAAKEQLDKTDYVLLDAQWNHLPWNFQPPADASLFGRSGLVQRDFEEWLQELAMLDREARLQDAYVIPSLILSDLEQCAAFAQRIEQAGLRVLELNIGAPHGEEAAKGAIVLERGAARIEAIVRRLREATTLPLWIKLTGQSEDVVGLAQAARRGGADSVVMMGRFMGFLPDLETGLPLLGTSAAIGGAWALPLTARWVMQTRRAMADDYPLIATNGARSGLDVARFLLAGACATEMTSAVFTGGYEVLSNAIEELDAYVAKRGSTVSELLGSAADKVQTYQQQPSREGWWEQFAPKCPGFPA
- a CDS encoding LysR family transcriptional regulator, encoding METPLSNSGNPPPKALQRAPLALSGLDFKLLKVFKAVVEAGGFSAAQNELNVGLAAISKQISDLEIRIGMRLCTRGREGFHLTEEGRLVYQASIDLFASVDNFRDRLSSAQNELVGDLGIGVIDNTITDEKSPLVAALRRMNEESPKVRFQLQAAQLDEVERGVVEGRLVAGVVPVYQKREEFDYYPLYEERSEVYCALGHPLFTMADADLGSHVLKDYQCINHRYAIHRDKLEFAHYDSFSASATQVEAVALLIKTGRFVGFLPQHYAAPMVAQGELRAVCPNLINIVTPFSLILRHNTVRSPLVKAFVQALGVDLKASV